One window of Nymphaea colorata isolate Beijing-Zhang1983 chromosome 1, ASM883128v2, whole genome shotgun sequence genomic DNA carries:
- the LOC116265765 gene encoding non-specific lipid transfer protein GPI-anchored 13-like, with the protein MAATGTSFPVAVLLLLLAVAPATAQSPEPEELFRCNMPMDLLRSCKYVMLAGSKPTSDCCGSLNFLKDYWPRCLCRYLQLSGNETSPVYTPYFLEVMASTIVCRISHGFSDCPEILGLSPNSDEASMFRMHLNVPLLSDAPAGSPVSPQFNGGVGSASYRLGTVASFIAAAAWLLI; encoded by the exons ATGGCAGCCACGGGCACCTCCTTCCCGGTGGcggtgctgctgctgcttcttgcTGTTGCGCCGGCAACCGCCCAGAGTCCGGAGCCGGAAGAGCTATTCCGCTGCAACATGCCGATGGACCTCTTGAGGTCCTGCAAATACGTGATGCTGGCCGGATCCAAGCCCACCTCGGATTGCTGCGGCTCGCTCAACTTTCTGAAAGACTACTGGCCCCGCTGCCTCTGCAGGTACCTGCAGCTGTCCGGCAACGAGACGTCGCCGGTCTACACGCCGTATTTTCTCGAGGTGATGGCGTCTACCATTGTCTGCAGGATCTCTCATGGCTTCTCGGATTGTCCAG AGATCTTGGGGCTGTCGCCGAATTCTGATGAAGCGAGCATGTTCCGGATGCATTTGAACGTGCCGCTGCTGTCCGACGCCCCTGCTGGCTCGCCCGTCTCTCCTCAATTCAACGGGGGAGTCGGTTCGGCGAGTTACAGGCTTGGAACTGTTGCAAGCTTCATCGCAGCTGCTGCATGGCTCCTAATATAG
- the LOC116250325 gene encoding non-specific lipid transfer protein GPI-anchored 13-like, producing the protein MDRSMVLLALLLLLVSSASALDAQGELEDCINSLEILSPCEAVNARGGMPSTDCCGSYKILKRYWPLCLCTFLREAAIKSSDYYSDHHADLYQAAQICGVPHAVTDCPAVLGLPPDSDDAQMFKLENTHLNVSADAPAGLSSSLKESRGESSLKTYGLGSMVSLMGAVAWALA; encoded by the exons ATGGACAGAAGCATGGTGCTGTTGgcgctgctgctgcttcttgtCTCCTCTGCATCTGCCTTAGATGCTCAAGGTGAGCTAGAAGACTGCATAAACTCTCTAGAGATCCTGTCGCCGTGCGAAGCAGTCAATGCGAGAGGCGGGATGCCGTCGACGGACTGCTGCGGCTCCTACAAGATTCTGAAACGCTACTGGCCCCTTTGCCTGTGCACGTTCCTCAGGGAAGCCGCCATTAAATCTTCCGACTACTACTCCGATCACCATGCCGACCTCTACCAGGCAGCCCAGATTTGCGGCGTCCCGCACGCCGTCACAGACTGTCCAG CGGTATTGGGGCTGCCACCGGATTCGGATGATGCACAAATGTTTAAGTTGGAAAATACGCATCTGAATGTGTCGGCGGATGCACCAGCGGGATTGAGCTCTTCGCTTAAAGAGAGTCGTGGAGAGAGCAGCCTGAAGACCTATGGGCTTGGATCCATGGTAAGCTTGATGGGAGCTGTTGCATGGGCGCTAGCCTAA
- the LOC116250316 gene encoding non-specific lipid transfer protein GPI-anchored 10-like, with amino-acid sequence MHGQPSAIAGPKKKRKKKEEEEATGEEARAGCQPSAQAADMAATATLALLLLLLVSSASAYSDLREMLINCQVPMNLLGPCKFVADDGQKPDEDCCGSFRAVKPYWPQCLCSFLLQTSIKSSSLYSPHHMQLLQAPKLCGVPHGISDCPDVLGLPSNSTASKLFDVEHASSGVADDLQPDSALGITSSSKGAAVEIYRTLGLMAILMAAAALILA; translated from the exons ATGCATGGCCAGCCCTCAGCAATTGCAGGaccaaagaaaaagaggaaaaagaaggaggaggaggaagcaaCCGGGGAAGAGGCAAGAGCAGGGTGCCAACCATCAGCACAGGCTGCAGACATGGCTGCAACTGCAACCTTGGCCTTGCTCCTACTGCTTCTTGTTTCCTCAGCATCCGCCTACTCCGACTTGCGTGAAATGCTGATAAATTGCCAAGTTCCTATGAACCTCTTGGGACCCTGCAAATTCGTCGCCGACGACGGCCAGAAGCCGGACGAAGATTGCTGCGGATCGTTCAGGGCCGTGAAACCATACTGGCCGCAATGCCTGTGCTCCTTCCTCCTGCAAACCAGCATTAAATCTTCGTCCCTTTACTCGCCCCACCACATGCAGCTGCTGCAAGCGCCGAAGCTCTGTGGCGTCCCTCATGGCATCTCCGACTGTCCAg ATGTTCTGGGACTGCCATCAAATTCCACCGCTTCGAAGTTGTTCGACGTGGAACACGCATCGTCAGGTGTAGCGGATGATTTGCAACCGGATTCGGCGCTTGGAATTACCAGCTCGAGCAAAGGAGCCGCTGTGGAGATCTACCGGACCCTGGGGTTGATGGCGATCCTGATGGCCGCAGCCGCACTGATCCTTGCCTAG